In the Peptoclostridium acidaminophilum DSM 3953 genome, one interval contains:
- a CDS encoding 2-oxoacid:acceptor oxidoreductase family protein, with product MATEKIISAGFGGQGVMSLGMLITYAGMLENKEVSWLPSYGPEMRGGTANCSVVVSDQPVGSPIINDDATSAIIMNLPSLVKFESSVVPGGKLFINSSLITNKIERDDVQVYYVPCNDLAIELGNPKVANMVMLGAFLEATGLVGIDSVIEAFKKVFGPSKEKLIPLNTEAIKKGQEAVK from the coding sequence ATGGCTACGGAAAAAATAATATCTGCCGGATTTGGCGGACAGGGTGTTATGTCACTTGGAATGCTTATTACTTATGCAGGAATGCTTGAAAATAAAGAGGTTTCGTGGCTTCCGTCATACGGGCCTGAAATGCGTGGAGGTACTGCAAACTGCTCGGTTGTAGTTTCAGACCAGCCGGTTGGTTCTCCTATAATAAATGACGATGCTACATCTGCAATAATAATGAACCTTCCTTCTCTTGTGAAATTCGAGAGCAGCGTGGTTCCGGGAGGAAAGCTGTTCATAAACTCTTCTCTCATAACTAACAAGATAGAAAGAGACGACGTACAGGTTTACTACGTGCCTTGCAACGATCTTGCAATAGAGCTTGGAAACCCAAAGGTTGCAAACATGGTTATGCTGGGAGCATTCCTTGAGGCTACAGGACTAGTTGGAATCGATTCTGTAATAGAAGCCTTCAAGAAGGTTTTCGGACCAAGCAAGGAAAAGCTTATACCTCTTAATACAGAGGCGATCAAAAAAGGACAAGAAGCTGTAAAATAA
- a CDS encoding 4Fe-4S dicluster domain-containing protein, which produces MAKGKVTFDVDRCKGCGLCTTVCPVNIVAIDKGKINAKGYNPATVTELEKCIGCANCATMCPDCVITVERD; this is translated from the coding sequence ATGGCTAAGGGTAAGGTTACTTTTGATGTAGACCGTTGCAAGGGATGCGGTCTTTGCACAACAGTTTGTCCGGTAAATATCGTGGCTATTGACAAAGGAAAGATAAATGCAAAGGGATACAACCCTGCTACTGTTACTGAGCTGGAAAAATGCATAGGCTGCGCTAACTGTGCAACTATGTGTCCTGATTGTGTTATTACTGTCGAAAGAGACTAA
- a CDS encoding phosphate butyryltransferase: protein MKDFKEMLELAKQKGPKIISVACAQDKEVLVAVEGARKLGIANAILVGDAEKIEQIAKAEGIDVANYEVIDIKDLAEASLKAVEMVSSGRAHIVMKGIVDTSIVLKAVLNKEVGLRTGNVLSHVALFAIPGYDRMFIVTDAAMNIAPDVATKKQIIENAVSVAHSLGIEVPKVAALCAKEKADPKMPATMEAKELEDMYNAGEFEGCMVGGPFALDNAVSEEAAKHKGMDHPMAGKADILLVPDIEAGNVLYKSMVFFARSENAGLIVGAKAPIVLTSRADSDITKLNSIALAVLAASK from the coding sequence GTGAAGGATTTCAAGGAGATGCTAGAACTTGCAAAGCAAAAGGGGCCAAAGATAATATCGGTGGCTTGCGCTCAAGACAAGGAGGTTCTTGTAGCTGTTGAAGGAGCCAGAAAGCTGGGCATAGCAAATGCGATACTCGTTGGAGACGCTGAGAAGATCGAGCAGATTGCAAAGGCTGAAGGCATAGACGTTGCAAACTACGAAGTAATAGATATAAAAGACCTTGCTGAGGCTTCGCTTAAGGCTGTTGAAATGGTTTCGAGCGGCAGGGCCCACATAGTAATGAAAGGCATTGTTGACACGTCGATAGTGCTAAAGGCTGTTTTGAATAAAGAGGTCGGACTCAGAACCGGTAACGTGCTAAGCCACGTGGCTTTGTTTGCAATACCAGGTTATGACAGGATGTTTATAGTTACAGATGCTGCCATGAACATAGCTCCTGATGTAGCTACAAAAAAGCAGATAATAGAAAATGCTGTATCGGTTGCCCACTCGTTGGGAATAGAAGTGCCAAAGGTTGCGGCGCTTTGCGCCAAGGAAAAAGCTGATCCTAAGATGCCGGCGACAATGGAGGCAAAAGAGCTCGAGGATATGTACAATGCAGGAGAATTTGAGGGCTGCATGGTAGGCGGACCATTTGCGCTTGACAATGCTGTTTCGGAAGAGGCTGCCAAGCACAAGGGAATGGACCATCCTATGGCTGGAAAGGCAGACATACTGCTTGTGCCTGATATCGAGGCTGGAAACGTGCTCTATAAATCAATGGTGTTCTTTGCCAGGTCTGAAAACGCCGGTCTTATAGTCGGAGCAAAGGCGCCTATAGTGCTTACTTCAAGAGCCGACAGTGACATAACAAAGCTTAATTCAATAGCTCTTGCCGTGCTTGCGGCTTCAAAATAA
- a CDS encoding thiamine pyrophosphate-dependent enzyme: MAVVFKKTQGLTDAQTHYCPGCTHGIIHRITAEVLEELGVLGDTIGVAPVGCAVLAYNYFNCDMHEAAHGRAPAVATGVKRIFPDKVVFTYQGDGDLASIGAAEIVHAAARGEKITTIFVNNAIYGMTGGQMAPTTLPGQKATTSPYGRDVDHCGYPIRVSEMLSTLTGAAFVERVAVNNPANVRKAKAAIKKAFQAQIEGKGFGIVEVLSTCPTNWGLHPLDSLKWLEENMMPYYPLGNFRDPAKEEEGK, translated from the coding sequence ATGGCAGTCGTATTCAAAAAAACTCAAGGACTTACTGATGCTCAAACTCACTACTGTCCTGGATGTACTCACGGTATAATACACAGAATTACAGCTGAAGTGCTTGAAGAGCTAGGAGTGCTTGGCGATACTATAGGAGTTGCTCCTGTTGGCTGTGCTGTTCTTGCATACAACTACTTCAACTGTGACATGCACGAGGCAGCTCACGGCAGAGCGCCTGCTGTTGCTACAGGCGTTAAAAGGATATTCCCTGACAAAGTTGTATTCACTTACCAGGGAGACGGAGACCTTGCATCGATTGGTGCGGCTGAAATAGTTCACGCGGCAGCAAGAGGCGAGAAGATAACTACAATATTCGTCAACAACGCTATTTACGGTATGACTGGTGGCCAGATGGCTCCGACTACTCTTCCAGGACAAAAGGCTACGACATCTCCTTACGGAAGAGACGTTGATCACTGCGGTTATCCAATAAGAGTTTCTGAAATGCTTTCAACTCTAACAGGCGCTGCCTTTGTTGAGAGGGTTGCAGTAAACAATCCGGCTAACGTAAGAAAGGCTAAAGCAGCCATAAAGAAAGCTTTCCAGGCTCAGATTGAAGGAAAAGGCTTTGGTATAGTAGAAGTGCTTTCTACATGCCCAACTAACTGGGGACTTCATCCGCTAGACTCTCTAAAATGGCTTGAAGAAAACATGATGCCATATTATCCGCTTGGAAACTTTAGAGATCCAGCTAAAGAAGAGGAGGGAAAATAA
- a CDS encoding YitT family protein: protein MVSPVRILGMILGNIFCALAINGFLVPHKLLSGGVGGIAILLNATTGIQIGLTVFIMNLPIFLVAYRKLDREFTIYSFINMILFSLTLYFTSDVFSRFAVDDILLSAVFGGIFNGIGMGLTFKSRSSQGGTDIIGAFVKKKWSIKVTNVLMGANLVIVSIGGVAFGAERAMYTLMAMYVAYQVVDKVQLMFDNKLSVMIISPKSEELSSVIMDETGRGVTFFKAEGGYSGSDQKVIYSIVNSSELQTLRSIVSRIDSNAFMSVNEATEVRGRGFKESLI, encoded by the coding sequence ATGGTATCCCCCGTTAGGATATTAGGTATGATACTTGGAAATATTTTTTGCGCCCTGGCCATTAACGGCTTTCTGGTGCCCCACAAGCTTCTCAGCGGAGGAGTCGGCGGCATAGCTATACTTCTCAACGCCACAACTGGAATCCAAATAGGACTTACGGTATTTATAATGAACCTGCCAATATTCCTGGTCGCATATAGAAAACTCGACAGAGAATTTACTATCTACAGTTTTATAAACATGATCCTGTTCTCGCTCACACTGTATTTCACATCAGACGTTTTTAGCCGTTTTGCGGTAGATGACATACTCCTTAGCGCCGTGTTCGGAGGAATATTCAATGGTATTGGAATGGGCTTAACATTCAAAAGCAGATCATCCCAGGGTGGAACCGATATAATAGGGGCTTTTGTTAAGAAAAAGTGGAGCATAAAGGTGACAAATGTGCTAATGGGAGCGAACCTTGTTATAGTATCCATAGGAGGAGTCGCCTTCGGAGCAGAAAGGGCAATGTATACGCTAATGGCAATGTATGTTGCTTATCAAGTGGTTGACAAGGTCCAGCTCATGTTCGACAACAAGCTTTCCGTAATGATAATTTCCCCAAAATCGGAGGAGCTCTCAAGCGTTATTATGGACGAGACAGGTCGGGGAGTCACTTTCTTTAAGGCTGAAGGGGGTTATTCCGGTAGCGACCAGAAGGTAATATACAGCATCGTTAATTCCAGCGAGCTTCAGACGCTAAGAAGCATCGTAAGCAGAATAGATTCGAATGCATTCATGAGCGTCAACGAGGCTACGGAGGTCAGGGGAAGAGGTTTCAAGGAGAGCCTGATATAG
- a CDS encoding 3-methyl-2-oxobutanoate dehydrogenase subunit VorB: MAKILMKGNEAVAKAAIEAGCRYFFGYPITPQNEIPEYMAKELPKIGGVFLQAESEVSAINMIYGGAGTGARVMTSSSSPGIALKQEGITYIAGAELPCVIVNMMRGGPGLGGIQPSQADYFMSTRGGGNGDYRTPVFAPASIQEAVDMTMEAFDVADYYRTPVMVVADGMIGQMMEPVEFKTPKKRELPAKDWATTGTKGERKPNIINSLFLDPQELEDHNIKLDAKYAQIEKNEVQYEMYKAEDAELVFVAYGTTSRIVKNVVEELRAEGVKAGLIRPKTIWPFPFKAFDEIPAAKNLLTVEMSMGQMIEDVKMASNGRWPVSFYGRVGGMIPTPQGIKGKALEVIGGAK, translated from the coding sequence ATGGCTAAGATTTTGATGAAAGGCAACGAGGCTGTAGCAAAAGCGGCTATAGAGGCGGGCTGCAGATATTTCTTCGGATATCCAATAACTCCGCAAAACGAAATACCAGAATACATGGCGAAAGAGCTTCCTAAGATAGGTGGAGTTTTTCTGCAGGCTGAATCGGAAGTTTCTGCAATAAACATGATATACGGTGGAGCAGGTACAGGAGCAAGAGTAATGACATCTTCTTCGTCTCCAGGAATCGCGCTTAAGCAGGAAGGTATAACTTATATAGCAGGAGCGGAGCTTCCATGTGTTATAGTTAACATGATGAGAGGTGGCCCTGGACTAGGTGGAATACAGCCGTCACAGGCAGACTATTTCATGTCCACAAGAGGAGGCGGAAATGGAGACTACAGGACTCCAGTATTCGCTCCGGCTTCAATACAAGAGGCTGTTGATATGACTATGGAGGCATTCGATGTAGCTGATTACTACAGAACTCCTGTCATGGTGGTAGCAGACGGTATGATAGGCCAGATGATGGAGCCTGTTGAATTCAAGACTCCTAAGAAAAGAGAGCTTCCTGCAAAGGATTGGGCTACAACAGGAACAAAGGGTGAAAGAAAGCCTAACATAATAAACTCTCTATTCCTTGACCCTCAAGAGCTGGAAGACCACAATATAAAGCTTGACGCAAAATATGCTCAAATAGAGAAAAATGAAGTTCAATACGAAATGTATAAGGCTGAAGATGCCGAGCTTGTGTTCGTAGCTTACGGAACTACTTCAAGAATAGTTAAAAACGTTGTAGAAGAGCTAAGAGCGGAAGGCGTTAAAGCGGGACTTATAAGACCTAAGACTATATGGCCGTTCCCATTTAAAGCATTCGATGAAATACCGGCAGCCAAGAACCTGCTTACAGTTGAAATGTCTATGGGACAAATGATAGAAGATGTTAAAATGGCTTCTAACGGAAGATGGCCAGTGTCATTCTACGGAAGGGTAGGCGGCATGATACCTACTCCTCAGGGAATCAAGGGCAAAGCGCTTGAAGTAATAGGAGGTGCGAAATAA
- the buk gene encoding butyrate kinase — translation MEKLRVLAINPGSTSTKIAVFDNEEQIFEKTLRHSTDEICKYEKIADQFEFRKTVIEEALREGGIEISSLSAVVGRGGLLKPIAGGTYKVSPEMMEDLKVGVLGEHASNLGGLIAHEIAAEAGVEAFIVDPVVVDEMNDVARISGMPEIDRISIFHALNQKAVARRAAAEMGKKYDEVNVIVAHLGGGVSVGAHEKGRVIDVNNALDGEGPFSPERAGGLPVGDVVKLCFSGKVTLNEMKKKIKGNGGLVAYLGTNDAREVEKMIEEGNAEAKVIYEAMAYQTAKEIGACAAALKGSVDAVLLTGGIAYSKFITSYISERVAFIAPVKIYPGEDEMIALAEGGLRVLRGEETAKIY, via the coding sequence ATGGAAAAATTAAGAGTTTTAGCGATAAATCCAGGTTCTACGTCTACAAAGATAGCTGTATTCGACAACGAGGAGCAGATTTTTGAAAAAACGCTCAGACACTCTACTGATGAGATATGCAAATACGAAAAGATCGCAGACCAGTTCGAGTTCAGAAAAACTGTTATAGAAGAGGCCCTCAGAGAAGGCGGCATAGAGATAAGCTCTCTTAGCGCTGTTGTAGGAAGAGGCGGACTTCTAAAGCCTATAGCGGGCGGAACATACAAGGTATCTCCTGAAATGATGGAAGATCTTAAGGTTGGAGTTCTTGGAGAGCACGCATCTAACCTTGGAGGATTAATTGCACATGAAATAGCTGCAGAAGCAGGCGTTGAGGCTTTCATAGTTGACCCTGTCGTAGTTGACGAGATGAACGATGTTGCGAGAATATCAGGAATGCCTGAAATAGACAGAATATCGATATTCCATGCACTTAACCAAAAAGCTGTAGCGAGAAGAGCTGCCGCTGAAATGGGCAAGAAATATGACGAGGTAAATGTCATAGTGGCTCACCTTGGCGGTGGAGTTTCTGTAGGAGCCCATGAAAAGGGAAGAGTAATAGATGTAAACAACGCGCTTGATGGAGAAGGGCCATTTTCTCCGGAAAGAGCGGGCGGTCTTCCGGTTGGAGATGTTGTGAAGCTTTGCTTCTCAGGCAAAGTGACTCTAAACGAAATGAAAAAGAAGATAAAGGGCAATGGAGGTCTTGTGGCTTACCTTGGAACTAATGATGCAAGGGAAGTTGAAAAGATGATAGAAGAAGGCAATGCAGAGGCTAAGGTAATATATGAAGCCATGGCCTACCAGACTGCAAAAGAGATAGGCGCCTGCGCGGCTGCTCTTAAGGGATCTGTAGACGCGGTATTGCTTACAGGAGGAATAGCCTATTCGAAGTTCATAACAAGCTATATATCTGAAAGGGTTGCTTTCATAGCTCCAGTGAAGATATATCCTGGGGAAGATGAAATGATAGCTCTTGCGGAGGGCGGACTAAGGGTCCTAAGAGGAGAAGAAACTGCCAAGATTTACTAA
- the glmS gene encoding glutamine--fructose-6-phosphate transaminase (isomerizing), with the protein MCGIVGYVGSKMATDVIMSGLSKLEYRGYDSAGVAINTGSDLVIRKYAGRLSVLEHELEKEPVEGSLGIGHTRWATHGAPSDVNSHPHSNMDDTIAVVHNGIIENYMQLKDDLIEKGYKFKSDTDTEVLAHLIDLYYEGDLFDAVHKVLGVVRGSYAIGAIAKGEPGKLVAARKDSPLIVGLGEGENFIASDIPALLNYTRDMYLIADGEMVELTKEGVKVYDSAKNLVGKEVMHVEWDVEAASKAGYEHFMLKEIHEQPKGITDTLEKRLDEKGFIKLDDIRLTKEQLEDISKVYVVACGTAYHAGLVGRYAIEKFVKIPVEVEIASEFRYRDPFVDDKTLVIIVSQSGETLDTLAALRHAKKKGARILSITNVVGSSIARESDDVFYTWAGPEIAVASTKAYTTQIVSFYMIALYMALKLGRMDEKEYKRIIEEIKLTSGKVQQIIDQDSKLVEIAKAIMDRQHGFFLGRGLDYNTAMEGSLKMKEVSYIHTEAFAAGELKHGSIALIEEGTPVIGIASQENLFEKIVSNMKEVKARGAFVVAIAQEGNTEVEKVADMVFYIPKVDSLLASILTVVPLQLIAYHVAVLKGCDVDKPRNLAKSVTVE; encoded by the coding sequence ATGTGTGGAATAGTAGGATATGTTGGAAGCAAGATGGCGACAGACGTTATAATGAGCGGGCTTAGCAAGCTTGAGTACAGAGGTTATGACTCGGCGGGTGTTGCAATAAACACAGGTTCAGACCTTGTGATAAGAAAATATGCGGGAAGGCTTTCAGTGCTTGAGCATGAGCTTGAAAAGGAGCCCGTTGAGGGAAGCCTTGGAATAGGACATACAAGATGGGCTACGCACGGAGCTCCATCGGATGTCAACTCGCATCCTCACAGCAATATGGACGATACTATAGCTGTGGTGCACAATGGTATAATAGAAAACTATATGCAGCTTAAAGATGACCTTATAGAAAAAGGGTATAAGTTCAAATCAGACACTGACACAGAGGTACTTGCTCATCTTATAGATCTCTACTACGAAGGGGACCTTTTTGACGCAGTCCACAAGGTGCTTGGAGTTGTAAGGGGATCATATGCAATAGGAGCAATTGCAAAGGGAGAGCCAGGAAAGCTTGTCGCTGCAAGGAAGGACAGCCCTCTTATAGTAGGTCTTGGAGAAGGAGAAAACTTTATAGCGTCAGACATACCTGCGCTGCTAAACTATACAAGAGATATGTACCTCATAGCTGACGGCGAGATGGTTGAGCTTACAAAGGAAGGCGTCAAGGTCTACGATTCAGCCAAAAATCTTGTGGGCAAGGAAGTTATGCACGTGGAGTGGGATGTAGAGGCGGCTTCAAAGGCAGGCTATGAGCACTTTATGCTAAAGGAGATACACGAACAGCCAAAAGGTATAACCGACACTCTTGAAAAGAGACTGGACGAGAAGGGCTTTATAAAGCTCGACGACATACGCCTTACAAAAGAGCAGCTTGAGGACATAAGCAAGGTTTACGTAGTGGCATGCGGAACGGCATACCATGCAGGCCTTGTTGGAAGATATGCGATAGAAAAATTCGTCAAGATACCGGTAGAGGTTGAAATAGCTTCTGAGTTCAGATACAGAGATCCATTCGTGGATGACAAGACCCTAGTTATAATAGTCAGCCAGTCGGGAGAGACTCTGGACACTCTTGCTGCTCTAAGACATGCTAAGAAGAAGGGCGCAAGAATACTTTCAATAACCAATGTGGTTGGATCTTCAATAGCAAGGGAATCCGATGATGTGTTCTATACATGGGCCGGTCCTGAAATAGCAGTTGCGTCTACAAAGGCGTACACTACTCAGATTGTTTCGTTCTACATGATAGCGCTTTACATGGCGTTAAAGCTTGGAAGAATGGATGAGAAGGAATACAAGAGAATCATAGAAGAGATTAAGCTGACATCAGGCAAGGTACAGCAGATAATAGATCAGGATTCAAAGCTCGTAGAGATAGCAAAAGCGATAATGGACAGGCAGCACGGATTCTTCCTTGGAAGAGGCCTTGACTACAACACTGCAATGGAAGGCTCGCTTAAGATGAAAGAGGTTTCATATATACACACTGAGGCTTTTGCAGCTGGTGAGCTAAAGCATGGTTCTATAGCTCTCATAGAAGAAGGGACTCCTGTAATTGGAATAGCAAGCCAGGAGAATCTGTTTGAAAAGATAGTATCCAACATGAAGGAAGTAAAGGCCAGAGGCGCATTCGTTGTAGCAATAGCGCAGGAGGGCAATACAGAGGTTGAAAAGGTT
- the buk gene encoding butyrate kinase: MLAINPGSTSTKVALFKGNENVIQQNLDHAPGEIEKYEHIADQFEMRKDIIISWLEKEGYSTKDLIAVVGRGGLLAPIPGGTYKVTEAMLKDLREGKRGEHASNLGGIIAKSIADMESVPSFIVDPVSVDEFDDVARISGIPEIERKSQGHALNIKAVGRRVAKSLGKEFDEINLVVAHLGGGISVAPVRKGENIDYNNANEMGPFSPERTGGLPVGDLVKMCFSGKYTEKEMKPKIKGKGGLVAYLGTNDARDVIKMIEAGDEKAKLIFEAMGYQIGKEIGAMATALMGDVQAIVITGGLAYSSLLIDYIKEMVSFIAPVVVVPGEDEMGALNEGALRVINGSEQAKIYEDEVK; this comes from the coding sequence ATTTTGGCTATCAATCCGGGTTCGACTTCAACGAAGGTTGCGCTCTTCAAGGGAAATGAAAATGTAATTCAGCAGAATCTGGATCATGCACCTGGCGAGATTGAAAAGTATGAACATATAGCGGATCAGTTTGAAATGAGGAAGGATATAATAATCTCCTGGCTTGAAAAAGAGGGTTATTCAACGAAGGATCTGATTGCTGTTGTAGGAAGAGGGGGCTTGCTTGCTCCGATTCCTGGAGGCACATACAAAGTGACTGAAGCCATGCTTAAGGACCTGAGAGAAGGCAAAAGAGGAGAGCATGCATCCAATTTGGGCGGCATAATTGCAAAGTCCATAGCGGATATGGAGAGTGTGCCAAGCTTCATAGTAGATCCTGTGTCCGTAGATGAATTTGATGATGTGGCGAGAATATCGGGTATTCCGGAAATAGAAAGAAAATCTCAAGGACATGCTTTGAATATAAAGGCGGTAGGCAGAAGAGTCGCCAAAAGCCTCGGGAAAGAGTTTGATGAAATAAATCTTGTGGTTGCCCACCTGGGAGGCGGCATAAGCGTTGCGCCTGTAAGAAAGGGCGAGAACATAGACTACAATAATGCCAATGAGATGGGTCCTTTTTCTCCTGAAAGAACAGGGGGTCTGCCAGTGGGAGACCTTGTGAAGATGTGTTTTTCGGGAAAGTATACTGAAAAAGAGATGAAGCCCAAAATCAAAGGAAAAGGCGGCCTTGTTGCTTACCTTGGAACTAACGATGCAAGAGATGTAATAAAGATGATAGAGGCGGGAGACGAGAAGGCCAAGCTGATATTCGAGGCTATGGGCTACCAGATAGGCAAGGAAATAGGCGCCATGGCTACAGCTCTCATGGGTGATGTACAGGCTATAGTCATAACGGGAGGCCTGGCTTACTCAAGTCTTCTTATTGATTATATAAAGGAAATGGTGAGCTTCATAGCTCCTGTTGTTGTAGTTCCCGGTGAAGATGAAATGGGCGCGCTCAATGAAGGAGCTCTTAGGGTGATAAATGGCAGTGAACAAGCCAAAATATACGAAGACGAGGTGAAGTAA
- the glmM gene encoding phosphoglucosamine mutase: MRKYFGTDGVRGIANKELTCELAYSLGKAGAYVLGKGKERLKVLVGKDTRISGDMLESALCAGLMSAGAEVVCLGVVPTPAVAYLTRKYSADCGVVISASHNPMEYNGIKFFNSEGYKLSDEIEHEIEALMENMDSIEFVPLGEKVGYMTKADDSIRDYASYLESIAESRLDGLKVVLDCANGAAYQVAPLVFKELGASVELMNSNPDGKNINVECGSTHPFNLSKRVVETGADMGFAYDGDADRLIAVDGCGNIVNGDHIMAICGRHLKEEGKLKGDTLVVTVMSNIGLHKVARAAEINLVQTNVGDRYVLEEMLRNGYNLGGEQSGHLIFLDYNTTGDGVLSSILLASIAKKEGKTLSELAAVMTVYPQVLVNAKVRNENKSSFMEDRVIKEEIQKIEDMMSGNGRVLIRPSGTEPLVRVMLEGSEEGQLMDLAKGLAIIIESRMA; this comes from the coding sequence ATGAGAAAGTATTTTGGAACTGACGGAGTAAGAGGAATAGCCAACAAGGAGCTTACATGCGAGCTTGCATACAGTCTTGGCAAGGCCGGCGCGTATGTGCTGGGCAAAGGCAAGGAGAGGCTCAAGGTCCTGGTTGGAAAGGATACCAGAATATCAGGAGACATGCTCGAGTCTGCGCTTTGTGCAGGGCTTATGTCTGCAGGCGCCGAGGTGGTATGCCTTGGAGTTGTCCCAACACCTGCGGTTGCATATCTTACCAGGAAATACTCGGCTGATTGCGGCGTTGTAATATCTGCTTCGCACAATCCCATGGAATATAACGGCATTAAATTTTTCAACAGCGAAGGCTACAAGCTTTCTGACGAAATAGAGCATGAAATAGAAGCACTAATGGAAAACATGGATTCCATAGAGTTTGTTCCGCTGGGCGAAAAGGTCGGCTACATGACAAAAGCGGATGATTCCATAAGGGATTACGCAAGCTATCTTGAATCAATCGCTGAAAGCAGGCTCGACGGCCTCAAGGTTGTGCTTGACTGTGCCAACGGCGCTGCGTACCAGGTGGCTCCACTTGTATTCAAGGAGCTTGGAGCAAGCGTAGAGCTTATGAACTCAAATCCTGATGGCAAGAACATAAATGTAGAATGCGGTTCTACTCATCCTTTCAACCTGTCTAAGAGGGTTGTTGAAACCGGAGCAGATATGGGTTTTGCATATGATGGTGATGCAGACAGGCTAATAGCCGTTGACGGCTGCGGAAACATTGTAAATGGCGATCACATAATGGCAATATGCGGCAGGCATCTCAAGGAAGAAGGCAAGCTCAAGGGTGACACGCTTGTAGTCACAGTTATGAGCAACATAGGACTTCACAAGGTTGCGAGGGCAGCTGAAATAAATCTTGTCCAGACAAACGTCGGAGACAGGTATGTGCTTGAGGAAATGCTAAGAAACGGTTATAATCTAGGAGGAGAGCAGTCGGGACACCTTATATTCCTTGACTACAATACAACAGGCGACGGCGTGCTCAGCTCTATACTGCTGGCTTCAATAGCAAAGAAGGAAGGCAAAACGCTTTCGGAGCTTGCAGCTGTAATGACTGTATATCCGCAGGTCCTTGTAAATGCCAAGGTCAGGAATGAAAACAAGTCCAGCTTCATGGAAGACCGTGTGATAAAAGAGGAAATACAAAAAATTGAAGACATGATGAGCGGAAACGGAAGGGTGCTTATAAGGCCTTCCGGAACAGAGCCGCTAGTCAGGGTGATGCTTGAAGGAAGCGAAGAAGGTCAGCTTATGGATTTAGCCAAAGGGCTTGCAATTATAATAGAGTCCAGAATGGCATAG